Below is a genomic region from Deinococcus koreensis.
CGGCGAATTGCTCAGGCGTCTGGGCCAGCCCCATAGACGTTGAAAGCAGGATCAGACACGCCCACCTCATCCCACTCCTTCGGTCAGGTATTCCAGCGCCAGGCGGTAGCCGAAGAAGCCCAGGCCACTGATCTTGCCCCGGCACACGGCGGCGGTCACGCTGGTGTGGCGGAACTCCTCGCGGGCGTCCACGTTGCTGATATGCACCTCGACCACCGGCAGGGGCTGGCTGGCGATGGCGTCGCGCAGGGCGTAACTGTAGTGAGTCAGCGCCCCGGGATTGATGGCGATGCCGGTGAAACCCTGCTCCTGCGCCTCGTGAACCCACTCCAGCAACTGGCCCTCGTAGTTGCTCTGGCGGCAGGTGACCGACTCGCCCAGCTCGGCGCCCCAGGCTTCGCACTGGC
It encodes:
- the aroQ gene encoding type II 3-dehydroquinate dehydratase, with the protein product MLLVLNGPNLNRLGLREPGVYGAQTLEDLERQCEAWGAELGESVTCRQSNYEGQLLEWVHEAQEQGFTGIAINPGALTHYSYALRDAIASQPLPVVEVHISNVDAREEFRHTSVTAAVCRGKISGLGFFGYRLALEYLTEGVG